A genomic region of Gemmata massiliana contains the following coding sequences:
- a CDS encoding DUF1772 domain-containing protein: protein MPMEPVELAVAVGWVRLALWALILWSGVQLGAGLYEHRVVIPLWSVSPAPDTLGHRLADSGHTGSSMRFWPFVSPVVFLLAVLNAVLAWRHTGPAQPWWLFSSVLFIVESIATYAYFVPTMLSFMHRADTYTTEQLTRAVSRWCSLSTLRLWAAIPAWLAAVKAVTLLGGRDGWRL, encoded by the coding sequence ATGCCAATGGAACCCGTGGAGTTAGCGGTGGCGGTCGGGTGGGTGCGGCTCGCACTGTGGGCGCTGATCCTCTGGTCGGGGGTGCAGCTCGGGGCCGGACTGTACGAGCACCGGGTCGTCATCCCCCTCTGGTCAGTCTCACCCGCACCCGACACGCTCGGCCACCGGCTGGCCGACTCGGGGCACACCGGCTCGTCGATGCGGTTCTGGCCGTTCGTCTCACCGGTCGTCTTTCTGCTGGCCGTCCTCAACGCGGTCCTGGCCTGGCGGCACACCGGCCCGGCCCAACCGTGGTGGCTGTTCTCCTCCGTCCTGTTCATTGTCGAGAGCATCGCCACCTACGCCTACTTCGTGCCGACGATGCTGTCGTTCATGCACCGGGCGGACACGTACACCACCGAGCAGTTGACTCGCGCCGTTTCTCGCTGGTGCTCGCTGAGCACGCTCCGCCTGTGGGCCGCGATCCCGGCGTGGCTGGCAGCAGTCAAGGCCGTTACCCTCCTGGGCGGCCGCGACGGTTGGCGGTTGTAA
- a CDS encoding MarR family winged helix-turn-helix transcriptional regulator, with protein sequence MAKPRAAELKAELVDALRRHSGVTVLFHAAVAERLGLGAADHKCLDLLMRLGPMTAGELAGHTGLTTGAITGVVDRLERVGYARRAPHPSDRRSVIVEPVQEKALADFGPLFEGIARDTATMLDLYTVEQLTLIADFLVRADELATRHTTALRAK encoded by the coding sequence ATGGCGAAACCGCGCGCGGCGGAACTGAAGGCGGAGCTGGTGGACGCCCTGCGGCGGCACAGCGGGGTGACGGTACTGTTCCACGCCGCTGTCGCCGAGCGGCTGGGGCTCGGGGCCGCCGACCACAAGTGTCTGGACCTGCTGATGCGACTCGGGCCAATGACTGCAGGCGAGCTGGCGGGCCACACCGGTCTGACCACGGGGGCAATCACTGGCGTCGTCGACCGGCTCGAACGGGTCGGCTACGCTCGCCGCGCGCCTCACCCCAGCGACCGCCGCAGTGTCATCGTGGAGCCGGTGCAGGAAAAGGCCCTCGCCGACTTCGGCCCGCTGTTCGAGGGCATCGCCCGGGACACCGCCACCATGCTCGACCTCTACACGGTCGAACAGCTCACACTCATCGCCGACTTCCTGGTTCGCGCCGACGAGCTGGCGACGCGGCACACGACCGCGCTGCGTGCGAAATGA
- a CDS encoding ABC-F family ATP-binding cassette domain-containing protein encodes MLLLSCTNVSRGYDATPLFEDVEFEIHAGERVGFVGPNGAGKTTLLRILAGLDEPDSGKVQLHAGARLGLLQQVAEFPVGRTLFEEAKSAFNELLATQREFERVAEELAAATDEIQHKQLSARFDRLTELLRHHDAFELDHKVEGVLAGLGFKATDLDRDVNTFSGGQQRRLLLAKLLLSAPDVMLLDEPSNHLDISTTRWLENYLAQQPEGMLVVSHDRYFLDKVTNKTFELHQRKITSYPGSFKQYVRLRDEKFERELKEFEAQREYIEKQEEYIRRAHYGQLAKQAQSRVKALDRIDRIEKPTKVSGPNIAFSEVTRSGDVVFHTEDLTKRFGEKKLFENLNFDLPRGKRLGIMGANGCGKTTLLKILLGEEEPTSGLVQRGHLVFPGYLDQHLAILDPEKSVIRAVWPDDDPQQTEQKMRDLLGSFGLHGEIVEHPIKSLSGGERSRAALAKLTVNGANLLILDEPTNHLDIWACDSLEQALKEYEGTCIVVSHDRYFLNRVADLMIVFADDTTEVVYGNYDTYELLRQAREQADKASEKTGSGRKASGNEPASAPRAPTGDAKPSKPKRKFPYRKVPDLEADIAKTEQKIADLEAAMQTPDVYKDATRLRDTMADLEKSKNALALLYQHWEEAVELNG; translated from the coding sequence ATGCTGCTCCTTTCCTGTACGAACGTGTCCCGTGGGTACGACGCGACTCCGCTCTTTGAAGACGTGGAGTTCGAGATCCACGCGGGCGAGCGGGTCGGGTTCGTCGGCCCAAACGGGGCCGGCAAAACAACCCTCTTGCGCATCCTCGCGGGGCTGGACGAACCCGATTCCGGGAAGGTCCAACTGCACGCGGGCGCGCGCCTCGGGTTGCTCCAACAGGTCGCCGAGTTCCCCGTCGGGCGCACGCTGTTCGAGGAAGCGAAGAGCGCGTTCAACGAACTGCTCGCAACGCAGCGCGAGTTCGAGCGCGTGGCGGAAGAACTCGCAGCGGCGACCGACGAGATCCAACACAAGCAACTGAGCGCGCGGTTCGATCGCCTCACCGAACTGCTCCGCCACCACGACGCATTTGAACTCGACCACAAGGTCGAGGGCGTGCTCGCGGGCCTGGGGTTCAAGGCCACGGACCTCGACCGCGACGTGAACACGTTCTCCGGCGGCCAGCAGCGCCGGTTGCTGCTCGCGAAACTGCTCCTCTCCGCGCCCGACGTGATGCTCCTCGACGAGCCAAGCAACCACCTCGACATCAGCACCACGCGGTGGCTCGAAAACTACCTCGCGCAGCAGCCCGAGGGGATGCTCGTCGTCAGCCACGATCGGTACTTCCTCGACAAAGTGACGAACAAGACGTTCGAGCTGCACCAGCGGAAGATCACGAGCTACCCCGGGAGTTTCAAACAGTACGTGCGGCTCCGCGACGAGAAGTTCGAGCGCGAGTTGAAGGAGTTCGAGGCGCAGCGAGAGTACATCGAGAAGCAGGAAGAGTACATCCGCCGGGCGCATTACGGGCAACTCGCGAAGCAGGCCCAATCGCGCGTGAAGGCGCTCGATCGAATCGACCGAATCGAAAAGCCCACGAAGGTGAGCGGGCCGAACATCGCGTTCAGCGAAGTCACGCGCTCCGGCGACGTCGTGTTTCACACCGAGGATCTGACGAAGCGGTTCGGCGAGAAGAAGCTGTTCGAGAACCTGAACTTCGACCTGCCCCGCGGCAAGCGCCTCGGGATCATGGGCGCCAACGGCTGCGGCAAAACGACGCTGCTCAAGATCCTCCTCGGGGAAGAGGAACCCACGAGCGGTCTCGTGCAGCGCGGGCACCTCGTGTTCCCGGGCTACCTCGACCAGCACCTCGCGATCCTCGACCCCGAAAAGAGCGTGATCCGGGCCGTGTGGCCCGACGACGATCCGCAGCAAACCGAACAGAAGATGCGCGACCTGCTCGGCAGCTTCGGACTGCACGGCGAGATCGTCGAGCACCCCATCAAATCACTCTCCGGCGGCGAGCGGTCGCGGGCCGCACTCGCGAAACTCACGGTGAACGGCGCGAACCTGCTCATCCTCGACGAACCGACGAACCACCTCGACATCTGGGCCTGCGACTCACTCGAACAGGCGCTGAAGGAGTACGAGGGCACCTGTATTGTCGTGAGCCACGACCGCTATTTCTTGAACCGCGTCGCGGACCTGATGATCGTCTTCGCCGACGACACCACGGAAGTCGTTTACGGCAACTACGACACCTACGAGTTGCTGCGCCAGGCCCGCGAGCAGGCCGACAAAGCGAGCGAGAAGACCGGTTCCGGTCGAAAGGCCAGCGGAAACGAACCCGCGAGCGCCCCACGAGCGCCGACAGGCGACGCGAAACCGTCAAAGCCCAAGCGGAAGTTCCCGTACCGGAAAGTACCGGACCTCGAAGCAGACATCGCGAAGACCGAACAAAAGATCGCGGACCTCGAAGCCGCGATGCAAACGCCCGACGTGTACAAGGATGCGACCCGGCTCCGCGACACGATGGCCGACCTGGAGAAATCGAAGAACGCCCTCGCGCTCCTGTACCAGCACTGGGAAGAGGCCGTAGAACTGAACGGCTGA
- a CDS encoding inositol monophosphatase family protein: MSTEPTRLREYLSVAIEAARRGAAELERWRTKFSVREKSRADLVTDADTASQKIVKDILLGAFPDHVFIGEEDSVGKSPEDVRPPSDAPPAWVVDPLDGTANYVHDVPAYCVSIGLWHAGKAIVGVILDPRQNELFSAADGLGAFLNDKPIRVSTVPGVTDGMISTGFPANYQKQLRNLEAWKKLTEHAQSLRRNGSTALSMAYVAAGRFDGYWAYDNYPWDVMAGAALIAEAGGVLSTTDGKPFDPYRPDLIAGNPGVHPELLGILLS; the protein is encoded by the coding sequence ATGAGCACAGAACCCACACGCCTGCGCGAGTACCTGTCCGTTGCGATCGAGGCCGCGCGCCGCGGGGCCGCTGAACTGGAGCGCTGGCGCACCAAGTTCTCCGTCCGCGAAAAGAGCCGCGCGGACCTCGTCACCGACGCGGACACCGCGTCACAGAAGATCGTGAAGGACATTCTGCTCGGCGCCTTCCCCGATCACGTCTTCATCGGCGAAGAAGATTCCGTCGGGAAGTCGCCCGAAGACGTGCGCCCGCCGAGTGATGCGCCACCGGCGTGGGTCGTGGACCCGCTCGACGGCACCGCGAACTACGTTCACGACGTGCCGGCGTACTGCGTGTCCATCGGGTTGTGGCACGCGGGTAAGGCCATTGTTGGCGTGATCCTCGACCCGCGTCAGAACGAACTCTTCAGCGCCGCGGACGGGCTAGGCGCGTTCCTGAACGACAAACCGATCCGCGTGAGCACCGTGCCGGGCGTGACTGACGGCATGATTAGCACCGGTTTCCCGGCGAACTACCAGAAACAACTCCGTAACCTGGAAGCTTGGAAGAAACTCACCGAGCACGCCCAATCGCTGCGGCGCAACGGGTCGACGGCGCTTAGCATGGCGTATGTGGCCGCGGGGCGGTTCGACGGGTACTGGGCCTACGACAACTACCCGTGGGACGTGATGGCCGGCGCCGCCCTCATCGCCGAAGCCGGTGGCGTACTCAGCACCACCGACGGCAAGCCGTTCGACCCGTATCGGCCCGATCTCATCGCGGGGAACCCTGGAGTTCACCCCGAACTGCTCGGCATCCTGTTAAGCTGA
- a CDS encoding metallophosphoesterase, translating to MSILFPFAVAVAWIGHASIWTAVLNNLYGRALPKKPLKVWRLLTGVAVLAFPLVVWFATSRPIATFGPPEDASSRAWDEGAVLHTGAYLYVMVCGYFALVFVYITVRRARREPPQCLVKEDTRTLDLWPEYGEQLVGNGKHRGAVRVPGNCAFKFDLTSLTLALPNLPPAWDGLTILLVSDLHFHGTPSRVYFDRIFDELTAGPVPDVVCLAGDFVDSDAHREWIRPLLGRLNATEAKLAILGNHDDYHEPERVREELAAAGYTVLGNGWREVTVRGVTCVVVGHEGPWFTPEPDLTSAPTGTFRLCLSHTPDNFYWGIAHHINLMLCGHVHGGGIRVPLIGSIFVPSVYGRRFDYGVFEEGGTAMVVNRGVSGKEPLRICCNPQAVRITLVPAGSV from the coding sequence ATGTCGATTTTGTTCCCATTTGCCGTGGCGGTGGCGTGGATCGGGCACGCGAGCATTTGGACCGCAGTGCTCAACAATCTGTACGGCCGAGCGCTCCCGAAGAAACCGCTCAAGGTGTGGCGCCTGCTCACGGGCGTCGCCGTCCTCGCGTTCCCGCTCGTGGTCTGGTTCGCGACGAGCCGGCCCATCGCAACCTTCGGACCGCCCGAAGACGCTTCTTCCCGAGCTTGGGACGAAGGCGCGGTGCTGCACACGGGCGCGTACCTCTACGTAATGGTGTGCGGCTATTTCGCGCTCGTGTTCGTGTACATCACCGTTCGACGCGCGCGTCGAGAACCGCCGCAGTGCTTGGTGAAGGAGGACACTCGCACGCTCGATTTGTGGCCGGAATATGGCGAGCAGTTGGTCGGCAACGGCAAGCACCGGGGCGCGGTACGAGTGCCCGGGAACTGCGCGTTCAAGTTCGACCTCACGAGCCTCACGCTCGCACTGCCGAACCTGCCGCCCGCGTGGGACGGGCTCACGATCCTGCTCGTCAGCGATCTGCACTTCCACGGGACGCCGAGCCGCGTGTACTTCGACCGCATCTTCGACGAGCTGACCGCGGGGCCTGTTCCCGACGTAGTGTGTCTCGCAGGAGACTTCGTTGACTCGGACGCCCACCGCGAATGGATTCGCCCACTGCTCGGGCGGCTGAACGCGACCGAGGCGAAGCTCGCCATCCTCGGTAACCACGACGATTACCATGAACCCGAGCGCGTCCGCGAGGAGTTGGCCGCGGCCGGGTACACGGTGCTCGGCAACGGCTGGCGTGAGGTCACGGTTCGTGGGGTGACGTGCGTGGTGGTCGGTCACGAGGGGCCGTGGTTCACGCCAGAACCCGACCTGACCAGCGCACCAACGGGCACGTTCCGCCTCTGTCTCAGTCACACGCCGGACAACTTCTATTGGGGCATCGCGCACCACATCAATCTGATGCTGTGCGGGCACGTTCACGGCGGCGGGATTCGCGTCCCACTAATCGGGTCGATTTTCGTACCGAGCGTGTACGGCCGGCGCTTCGATTACGGCGTGTTCGAGGAGGGTGGAACCGCGATGGTCGTGAACCGCGGCGTGAGCGGGAAGGAGCCGCTGCGAATCTGCTGCAACCCACAGGCCGTTCGCATTACACTGGTTCCCGCGGGTTCGGTGTAG
- a CDS encoding dioxygenase family protein: protein MSGPLFHLHRRAFLGALGASVLTSPALFAEQLLRTPPLTEGPFYPDKIPLDTDNDLIVIGKNTTRAVGEITHLTGKVLDINGAPAKNVVVEIWQCDANEVYLHSSDSIPKVKQQDKNFQGFGRCTTTEKGEYRFRTIKPVPYPGRPAPHIHFKVKKGNRELLTSQFMIRGHAGNARDGVFGGVRDVIDRELILVDFKPVKESKIGELQAYFEIVLGLTPDEKDMNLRR from the coding sequence ATGAGCGGCCCGCTCTTCCATCTCCACCGCCGCGCGTTCCTCGGCGCCCTCGGTGCGTCCGTGCTCACGTCCCCGGCCCTGTTCGCGGAACAGTTGCTCCGCACACCGCCCCTAACGGAAGGGCCGTTCTATCCGGACAAGATCCCGCTCGACACCGACAACGACCTCATCGTCATCGGCAAGAACACCACGCGAGCGGTGGGCGAGATCACGCACCTCACTGGCAAGGTGCTCGACATCAACGGCGCTCCCGCGAAGAACGTGGTCGTCGAGATCTGGCAGTGCGACGCGAACGAAGTGTACCTTCACTCGTCCGACAGCATCCCGAAGGTCAAGCAGCAGGACAAGAACTTTCAGGGGTTCGGCCGCTGCACCACCACAGAGAAGGGCGAGTACCGGTTCCGGACCATCAAGCCGGTGCCGTACCCCGGGCGCCCCGCGCCGCACATCCACTTCAAAGTGAAGAAGGGGAACCGCGAGTTGCTCACCAGCCAGTTCATGATCCGCGGGCACGCGGGTAACGCACGCGACGGGGTGTTCGGCGGCGTCCGTGACGTTATCGACCGTGAACTGATCCTGGTGGACTTTAAGCCGGTCAAGGAATCGAAAATCGGCGAGTTGCAGGCGTACTTCGAGATCGTGCTCGGTCTCACGCCCGACGAGAAGGACATGAACCTGCGCCGGTAA
- a CDS encoding EF-hand domain-containing protein, whose protein sequence is MRMAALALFVGGLLAVGSFINAQPPGGGKGGKGGDKGAKGGFGGPGGGRASSAEEMVTRLMAFDKNNDGKLSKDEVTDERLKPLFDRADANKKGVLTKDELTAFFTKEMGAFGAGGPGGPGGPGGGFGMGGGFGPPALGQVMPVFLQDQLKLTDAQKKQLEAIQKDVDAKLEKLMTEEQRKTFKAMKERGPGGPGGPGGFPGGPGGFPGGPGGPGGFPGGPGGPGGNPPPPPER, encoded by the coding sequence ATGCGAATGGCAGCGCTGGCATTATTCGTGGGCGGATTGCTCGCGGTCGGTTCGTTCATCAACGCCCAGCCACCCGGGGGCGGGAAAGGTGGCAAGGGCGGTGACAAGGGAGCCAAGGGTGGCTTCGGCGGACCGGGTGGGGGTCGGGCCTCCAGCGCCGAAGAGATGGTGACGCGGCTCATGGCCTTCGACAAGAACAACGACGGCAAACTCTCCAAGGACGAGGTTACGGACGAGCGGCTGAAACCGCTGTTCGACCGCGCCGACGCGAATAAGAAGGGCGTCCTCACGAAGGACGAGCTGACCGCGTTCTTCACGAAGGAAATGGGCGCTTTTGGTGCGGGCGGTCCCGGTGGCCCCGGCGGTCCGGGTGGCGGATTCGGGATGGGTGGCGGGTTCGGCCCGCCGGCGCTCGGTCAGGTCATGCCGGTGTTCCTCCAGGACCAACTGAAGCTGACCGACGCTCAGAAGAAGCAACTCGAAGCGATCCAGAAGGACGTGGACGCGAAGCTCGAAAAGCTCATGACCGAAGAGCAGCGGAAGACGTTCAAGGCCATGAAGGAACGCGGCCCCGGTGGGCCGGGCGGTCCCGGTGGGTTCCCGGGTGGACCGGGTGGGTTCCCGGGTGGACCGGGCGGCCCCGGTGGGTTCCCGGGTGGTCCCGGTGGACCGGGTGGCAACCCGCCCCCGCCGCCCGAACGGTAA
- a CDS encoding ATP-dependent Clp protease adaptor ClpS produces the protein MATASPLPEVAPEQEAETKTRRQPPYAVILHNDDLNTMEFVVSVLRKVFGYTVEKCVKLMLDAHQNGKTAVWIGAMEVAELKADQIRSCGSDPVVKQGGHPLGVSIEPAA, from the coding sequence ATGGCTACGGCATCACCGCTCCCGGAAGTCGCCCCCGAGCAAGAGGCTGAAACCAAGACGCGCCGGCAGCCGCCCTACGCGGTCATCCTGCACAACGACGATCTGAACACGATGGAGTTCGTCGTCAGCGTGCTCCGCAAGGTGTTCGGTTACACCGTCGAAAAGTGCGTGAAACTCATGCTCGACGCACACCAGAACGGCAAAACGGCAGTATGGATCGGGGCGATGGAAGTGGCCGAACTGAAGGCCGACCAGATCCGTTCCTGCGGCTCCGACCCGGTCGTCAAACAGGGCGGGCACCCGCTCGGCGTGAGCATCGAACCTGCAGCCTGA